The Prevotella melaninogenica ATCC 25845 genome includes a window with the following:
- a CDS encoding RagB/SusD family nutrient uptake outer membrane protein: protein MKKILTAICVAATTLTACNDNFLEKYPLTDLTEENAFKEYDNFKAFMNPCYEMFTNTTIHTSINNSYMNAQFYGDWYGGLVTHRDNARNPYAYQTITATADGGGWDFSYIRRVNIMLSHLNDGALTEAQAAHWRSVAYFFSAYWYMELIDRFGDVPWVNKVLDESSPESYGPRTPRAEVADSIVARLEYAAANIGNFNDGDNTVNANVVKAALSRFLLREGTWAKYHGLNEPYETYLRKCLTVSQELMDAYPTLYKGEDKQNQPATGYGEMWTTESLKGKPGVIFYKEFVNNVLMNRYNDFEHIAANSADVPQYTVDMFLMKNGLPIGNTASGYQGGKGKDMWGTFADRDPRLYQNIQPPYVVAPHKGAVDNVNTFKSWKFLKAGDNNQGHVVTADEAAKYRYYIDYMGANEKCLRGGSYGGEGMKRCPGQNWGAALTPVSPNLTTDSRVPYMRCRTGYYFWKNYDMWEFSTGSSAFCTADKPIFKIEEVLLNYAEAAWELQQFDQAVADKTINKLRDRAGVAHMTVADINDSFDPNRDKGNAPWWTGKGGKFGNYNVNPVLWEIRRERQIELFGEGFAFYDIRRWAKAAYYVNRQPCGLWTTATDNIYAPKANAYSGQFVDYEEIMRSGRASAENNSAGSGWIYTYESPLAHGGWLDTYYLSMVPTSQRALNKQLTQNPGYKELFGLSD, encoded by the coding sequence ATGAAAAAGATATTAACAGCTATCTGTGTTGCAGCAACAACGCTAACGGCATGCAATGATAATTTTCTTGAGAAATACCCTTTGACCGACCTCACCGAGGAGAATGCGTTTAAGGAATACGATAACTTCAAGGCGTTTATGAACCCTTGTTATGAGATGTTTACGAACACCACGATTCATACCAGCATCAACAACAGCTATATGAATGCGCAATTCTATGGCGATTGGTATGGTGGATTGGTAACCCATCGTGATAATGCTCGCAACCCATATGCCTATCAAACCATCACGGCAACAGCTGATGGTGGAGGTTGGGACTTCTCTTATATCCGTCGAGTGAACATTATGTTGAGTCATCTCAATGACGGTGCGCTCACAGAGGCACAAGCTGCTCATTGGCGTTCGGTGGCTTATTTCTTCTCAGCTTACTGGTATATGGAACTCATCGACCGCTTTGGTGATGTGCCTTGGGTGAACAAAGTGCTTGACGAGAGTTCGCCAGAAAGCTACGGACCACGTACCCCGCGTGCCGAAGTGGCAGATAGTATCGTGGCGCGTTTGGAGTATGCTGCGGCAAACATTGGCAACTTTAACGATGGTGATAACACGGTGAATGCAAATGTTGTTAAGGCAGCTTTGTCACGTTTCTTGCTCCGCGAAGGTACATGGGCGAAGTATCATGGACTCAACGAGCCTTATGAAACCTATCTACGGAAGTGTCTAACGGTTTCGCAGGAACTGATGGATGCTTATCCAACCCTTTATAAGGGCGAGGATAAGCAAAACCAACCTGCTACTGGATATGGTGAGATGTGGACCACAGAGAGCCTAAAGGGTAAGCCGGGAGTTATCTTCTATAAGGAGTTTGTTAACAATGTTTTGATGAATCGTTATAACGACTTTGAACACATTGCTGCCAACTCTGCCGATGTACCTCAGTACACGGTGGATATGTTCTTGATGAAGAATGGTTTGCCTATTGGCAATACAGCGTCAGGCTATCAAGGTGGTAAGGGCAAAGATATGTGGGGTACCTTCGCTGATCGTGACCCTCGTCTTTACCAGAATATCCAGCCTCCTTACGTTGTTGCGCCTCATAAAGGGGCGGTTGATAACGTGAATACCTTCAAGAGTTGGAAGTTCTTGAAAGCGGGTGATAACAACCAAGGACACGTCGTTACAGCTGATGAGGCTGCCAAGTATCGTTACTACATCGACTATATGGGTGCTAACGAGAAGTGTTTGCGTGGTGGTTCTTACGGCGGTGAGGGTATGAAGAGATGTCCTGGACAGAACTGGGGTGCTGCGCTTACACCAGTGAGCCCTAACCTCACGACCGACTCTCGTGTACCATACATGCGTTGTCGTACGGGTTACTACTTCTGGAAGAACTATGATATGTGGGAGTTCTCAACCGGTTCTTCGGCTTTCTGTACAGCTGATAAACCAATCTTTAAGATTGAAGAGGTGTTGTTGAACTATGCTGAGGCTGCATGGGAATTGCAGCAGTTCGACCAAGCTGTGGCAGATAAGACTATCAACAAGCTGCGCGATCGTGCTGGTGTTGCACATATGACAGTGGCTGACATCAACGACAGTTTCGACCCTAATCGTGACAAGGGCAATGCTCCTTGGTGGACTGGTAAGGGCGGAAAGTTCGGCAACTACAATGTAAACCCAGTCTTGTGGGAGATTCGCCGCGAGCGTCAGATTGAGTTGTTCGGTGAGGGCTTTGCCTTCTATGACATTCGTCGTTGGGCAAAGGCTGCCTATTATGTCAATCGTCAGCCTTGTGGTTTGTGGACAACAGCTACTGACAATATCTATGCACCAAAGGCTAATGCCTACTCAGGTCAGTTTGTAGACTACGAGGAAATCATGAGAAGTGGTAGGGCTTCTGCTGAGAACAACAGTGCTGGAAGTGGCTGGATCTATACCTACGAGAGTCCACTTGCACATGGTGGATGGTTAGATACTTACTACTTAAGCATGGTTCCTACCAGTCAGCGTGCGCTCAACAAGCAGCTAACGCAAAACCCAGGTTATAAAGAACTCTTCGGTTTGAGCGACTAA
- a CDS encoding TolC family protein, with protein sequence MTTKSKLYHVITILVILMSIVACKTPQATMPKDTLKDSLPALSKDSSVTISPAWREFFQDPMLQTLIETALQNNQDLKITLQELAIARSAINAKQAALLPSVTANIGAGVSKVGRYTAEGAGNVGTEMTPGHKIPTVIPDLSPSLQVDWTIDLWNKLNSGKKAAVERYLASEAGQRAIKSQLVADVAENYYLLLALDYKLSVMQQYISLQKDAVRIARIQKEADADTQLAVEKFDAELAKAQADEYLLRQSIVETENNLNLLLGRFPQTIQRTKVDFLQLPMPTTAHSLSTQLLLQRPDVIQAEHQLKAAKWDVETARKEFLPSFNISAAIGLNAFNPKYLFKLPESLAFNALGGLTAPLINKKAIQANFAQADALQIEALYNYDKTLLTAFIETSTLQSKISNIKLLQQFKQKQNDALVRAVSAAQKLYLNNRATYLEVIDSERGQLDCKMELIDAKSQQLSTLIEMYSAFF encoded by the coding sequence ATGACGACAAAGAGTAAACTATATCATGTCATTACTATTCTTGTAATCCTTATGAGCATCGTTGCCTGCAAAACACCGCAGGCTACAATGCCCAAAGATACGCTTAAGGACTCTTTACCAGCCTTATCCAAGGATAGTAGCGTAACCATATCTCCTGCATGGCGAGAGTTCTTCCAAGACCCAATGCTTCAGACACTGATTGAAACTGCCTTACAAAATAATCAAGATCTTAAGATTACATTGCAGGAACTGGCGATAGCAAGAAGTGCGATTAATGCTAAACAAGCTGCTCTCCTACCTTCTGTTACAGCAAATATTGGTGCGGGAGTTTCTAAAGTTGGCCGCTACACAGCTGAGGGAGCTGGTAATGTTGGTACGGAGATGACTCCTGGGCATAAGATTCCAACCGTTATTCCAGACCTCTCTCCATCACTACAAGTAGACTGGACCATAGATTTATGGAACAAATTAAATAGTGGTAAAAAAGCTGCTGTAGAGCGATATTTGGCTTCTGAAGCTGGACAACGTGCTATCAAAAGTCAGTTAGTGGCAGATGTAGCAGAGAACTATTATCTGTTGTTAGCTCTTGATTACAAGTTATCGGTTATGCAACAATACATCTCGCTACAGAAGGATGCAGTGAGAATCGCTCGTATTCAGAAAGAAGCTGATGCTGATACGCAATTAGCTGTCGAGAAGTTCGATGCAGAATTGGCTAAAGCACAGGCTGATGAGTACCTTCTACGTCAGTCTATCGTTGAGACGGAGAATAATCTAAACCTTCTATTAGGTAGATTTCCTCAAACCATACAACGCACAAAAGTTGACTTCTTACAGCTGCCAATGCCTACAACTGCACATTCCTTATCTACTCAACTCCTATTACAACGTCCTGATGTTATTCAAGCTGAGCACCAGCTAAAGGCTGCGAAATGGGATGTGGAGACTGCGCGTAAAGAGTTTCTCCCCTCGTTTAATATCTCTGCGGCTATTGGATTAAATGCTTTTAACCCTAAGTACTTATTCAAACTACCAGAGTCTTTGGCGTTTAATGCCTTAGGTGGACTTACCGCTCCTCTCATCAATAAGAAGGCTATTCAAGCCAACTTCGCTCAGGCTGATGCGTTACAGATAGAGGCTCTTTATAATTACGACAAAACATTGCTTACAGCTTTTATTGAAACAAGTACGCTGCAATCTAAGATTTCTAACATTAAGTTGCTCCAACAATTTAAGCAGAAACAGAACGATGCTTTGGTAAGAGCCGTTTCAGCTGCTCAAAAACTATACCTCAATAACAGAGCTACTTATTTAGAGGTGATAGATAGTGAGCGCGGACAGTTAGACTGTAAAATGGAACTGATTGATGCAAAGTCACAACAGCTCTCAACCCTTATAGAAATGTATAGTGCGTTCTTTTAG
- a CDS encoding SusC/RagA family TonB-linked outer membrane protein encodes MNIYLHRTMKAMGRLLLIMLLLVPLCVDAQTLTTITGSVKDSQGEPLVGATVMQKGTSNGAITDLDGQFSIQVPTGVTLVFRYVGFDESELKAVANMAVTLKSNVKAIDEVVVVGYGLQKKANLTGSVSQVKMSDVLGDRPVVNAAAALQGAMPGLTIGGGSGPGYSKSLNVRGTLSINGGGPLVLIDNVEGDLSTLNPEDIESVTVLKDAASSAIYGARAAGGVILVTLKHPKNDARFTANYNFSLGWEQSLNHLEQASLMQYLDAYLEAGYSNSYWAGNGDVSKWRDYLQKYQTDPSSVATVGDGIFKDTDGRVYWLSEKNLAKNILTTGSITNHNLTISGGTDKIRYRVSGSLSRENGPLVTDKDMFRRKTISGFVSADLQKWFTQEATLTYTNSVRQSPENVGNMSGFYSTRLINYYPEGLIPGDILGISDDLPSQTPLNMLTNAPSAFSEQSVPRISLRSIFKLLPGWTVTGEYTYNRTDEHYQFYSNRFRFADVQLAAKYSTEKGQDFYRMYDATTKYNALNIFTNYDHSWGAHSFKAMAGFNQEKSFYRYFYGNVLAQAVPTVPSFAGGTGEKTIDDKYSEYSIRSGFARLNYSFMDRYLLELNGRYDGSSKFPKSHRFGFFPSVSVGWRLGQESFMNWSRSWLDDFKVRASYGSVGNQRISPYQFSPVMSLHSNGTYILDAEGKTTYITSPGLVSRNFTWEKVTTLNIGFDLYAFKNRLTATFDWFDRRTTGMLAAGIEIPKVVGTAAPLQNVADMKNRGWELNVTWRDKIGDFGYHVGFNIYDSQAEITKFNNESRLLSDYYVGRKIGEIWGYETDGYYTINDFNVDDAKHKTWTLKEGVVKINGYNPQPGDVKFKDLRVDGVINAGDNTVDNPGDRKIIGNDAARYQFGISLGASYKGWSLEVLLQGVGKRDYWLGGPAMFPFGGAGAGDAVFQALYANQTDYWRAKSYDPSSSDYMVPVNPDSKLFRIYDQGNNVGSNTRVSDKYLQNAAYMRIKNITLAYTLPKEWVRRAFIQDAKFYLSIENLATFSSLPKGYDPEGTAPSSTANALSNGISWGYPYYRTISLGASITF; translated from the coding sequence ATGAACATTTATCTACATCGAACTATGAAAGCGATGGGCAGGCTTTTGCTCATCATGCTGTTGCTTGTCCCACTGTGTGTGGATGCGCAAACGTTAACAACAATCACAGGTTCTGTAAAAGACAGCCAAGGTGAACCGCTCGTCGGGGCAACTGTTATGCAGAAAGGAACGTCAAACGGAGCGATTACCGACCTCGACGGACAGTTCTCTATACAGGTGCCAACTGGCGTTACGCTGGTTTTCCGTTACGTAGGTTTTGACGAGTCAGAGTTGAAGGCAGTTGCTAATATGGCTGTAACACTGAAAAGTAATGTCAAAGCCATTGACGAAGTGGTGGTTGTTGGTTATGGATTACAAAAGAAAGCCAACCTCACTGGCTCCGTTTCTCAAGTGAAGATGAGCGACGTTTTGGGTGATAGACCTGTGGTGAATGCTGCAGCTGCACTGCAAGGAGCTATGCCTGGACTTACTATTGGTGGTGGATCAGGACCCGGTTATTCCAAGTCTTTGAACGTGCGTGGTACGCTTTCCATCAATGGTGGTGGTCCGTTAGTCTTGATTGATAACGTAGAAGGCGACCTGAGTACGCTGAACCCTGAAGACATAGAGAGTGTAACGGTATTGAAAGATGCTGCCAGCTCGGCTATTTATGGTGCGCGTGCAGCAGGCGGTGTGATATTGGTAACACTGAAACATCCGAAGAACGATGCTCGTTTCACAGCTAACTACAACTTTAGTTTAGGATGGGAACAGTCGCTCAACCATTTGGAGCAGGCTTCTTTGATGCAGTATTTGGATGCTTATCTTGAGGCTGGTTATTCTAATTCTTACTGGGCTGGTAATGGTGATGTAAGCAAGTGGCGCGACTATTTGCAGAAGTATCAGACTGATCCTTCATCTGTTGCAACCGTTGGTGATGGTATCTTCAAGGATACTGATGGCCGTGTTTACTGGTTGTCAGAGAAGAATTTGGCTAAGAACATCCTTACAACAGGTTCAATTACCAACCATAATCTGACCATCTCTGGCGGAACTGACAAGATACGCTACCGTGTTTCAGGAAGTTTGAGCCGTGAGAATGGACCATTGGTTACAGATAAAGATATGTTTAGACGTAAGACAATCAGCGGCTTTGTCTCAGCTGATTTGCAGAAATGGTTTACGCAAGAGGCAACCCTTACCTATACTAATTCAGTGCGACAGTCGCCTGAGAACGTTGGTAACATGAGTGGTTTCTATTCAACTCGTTTGATTAACTATTACCCAGAAGGACTCATTCCGGGTGATATCCTTGGTATTTCAGATGATTTACCATCGCAGACACCTCTTAATATGTTGACCAATGCACCTTCTGCCTTTAGTGAGCAGTCTGTGCCACGCATCTCTTTGCGCTCTATCTTCAAGCTGTTGCCGGGTTGGACTGTTACTGGTGAGTACACCTATAACCGCACTGATGAGCACTATCAGTTTTATTCTAACAGATTTAGATTTGCTGATGTGCAGTTGGCTGCTAAGTATTCAACCGAGAAAGGTCAGGACTTCTATCGTATGTATGATGCTACAACAAAGTATAATGCGTTGAATATCTTTACTAATTACGACCATTCTTGGGGTGCACATTCATTCAAAGCGATGGCTGGTTTCAACCAAGAAAAGTCGTTCTATCGCTATTTCTATGGTAATGTACTTGCTCAGGCAGTTCCTACCGTACCATCATTTGCAGGCGGAACAGGTGAGAAGACCATTGATGATAAGTACTCTGAGTATTCTATCCGTAGTGGTTTTGCACGTCTGAACTATTCTTTCATGGACCGCTATTTACTTGAATTAAACGGTCGTTATGACGGTTCTTCTAAGTTCCCTAAGAGTCATCGCTTCGGCTTCTTCCCATCAGTGAGTGTGGGATGGCGTTTAGGTCAGGAGTCGTTTATGAACTGGTCACGCAGCTGGTTGGACGACTTTAAGGTGCGTGCATCCTACGGTTCGGTTGGTAATCAGCGTATCAGTCCTTATCAGTTCTCACCTGTAATGAGCCTACATAGCAATGGTACTTACATCTTGGATGCTGAAGGAAAGACCACTTACATCACTTCTCCGGGCTTGGTAAGTCGCAACTTCACTTGGGAGAAGGTTACTACGCTTAATATTGGCTTCGATCTCTATGCCTTTAAGAATCGCCTTACCGCTACATTCGACTGGTTCGACCGTCGTACAACGGGTATGTTGGCAGCTGGAATAGAGATTCCTAAGGTTGTAGGTACAGCCGCTCCGCTGCAGAACGTGGCAGACATGAAGAACAGAGGATGGGAACTTAACGTCACATGGCGCGATAAGATTGGTGACTTCGGCTATCATGTAGGTTTCAACATCTATGATAGTCAGGCAGAAATCACGAAGTTTAATAACGAGTCTCGCCTGCTTTCAGACTATTATGTAGGAAGAAAAATCGGTGAAATATGGGGTTATGAGACGGATGGATACTACACCATCAACGACTTCAATGTAGATGATGCAAAGCATAAGACTTGGACTTTGAAAGAAGGTGTAGTAAAAATCAATGGTTATAATCCACAACCTGGTGACGTGAAGTTCAAAGACTTGCGTGTTGATGGTGTAATCAATGCAGGCGATAATACCGTAGATAACCCTGGTGACCGTAAGATAATTGGTAATGACGCAGCACGTTATCAGTTCGGTATTAGCCTCGGTGCTTCTTATAAGGGATGGAGTTTAGAAGTTCTTTTGCAAGGTGTTGGCAAGCGAGACTACTGGCTTGGCGGTCCAGCAATGTTCCCATTCGGTGGCGCAGGAGCAGGCGATGCAGTGTTCCAAGCACTCTATGCGAACCAAACCGACTATTGGAGAGCTAAGAGTTACGACCCATCAAGCAGCGATTATATGGTTCCTGTAAATCCAGATAGTAAGCTGTTCCGTATTTATGATCAAGGTAACAATGTGGGTTCTAACACTCGTGTAAGCGACAAGTATCTGCAGAATGCAGCCTATATGCGTATAAAGAATATCACACTTGCCTATACGTTGCCTAAAGAATGGGTAAGAAGAGCTTTCATACAAGATGCTAAGTTCTATCTAAGTATCGAAAATCTCGCTACATTCAGCAGTCTGCCAAAGGGCTATGACCCAGAAGGTACAGCGCCTTCTTCAACTGCTAACGCTCTAAGCAACGGCATTTCATGGGGCTATCCATATTACCGCACTATCTCTTTAGGTGCAAGTATCACATTCTAA
- a CDS encoding efflux RND transporter permease subunit: MFKIFIRRPVLSIVVSLVIAFIGILSLSNLPITQFPSISPPKVNVIANYPGANNELLVKSVIIPLEQALNGIPGMKYIESNAGNDGEAELNVVFKLGTDPNVDAVNVQNRVSSATNKLPAEVIREGVKISREEPNILMYINLYSDDPKVDQGFLYNYFDINISPELLRVDGVGDLDILGTRNYAMRVWLHPDKMIAYGLSTDDVSDALEDQNIEVSPGKLGESGGQRPQVKEYVLKYPGRYTTEDEYKNIIIKSNKDGNIVRLKDIADVHLGSEVYDIYSTFNGRPSAAVTLKQAYGSNARNVITKVKDAMAHLQKDMPKGMHYEISYDVSRFLDASIEKVIHTLFEAFILVAIVVFIFLGDWRASIIPIMAVPISLLGSFIAMMLFNITLNMISLFALVMAIGIVVDDAIVVIEAVNVEISRNKLSPVEATEKAMKEISGAIIAISLVMASVFIPVAFMGGPEGMFYRQFSITMASSILFSGFVALTLTPALCALILTKEQENHVKLGFIGRVLQRFNAKFDSGSRKYERLIQHTVKKKSLTIILILVFCGLAYWINMGLPSGFIPQEDQGMIYAVIETPPGATIERTNAVAQQLLKIAEKEEDVESVSSLAGFEILSEGTSANSGSCLINLKDWKHRKRTAKEIISDLEQKCENITQANIDFFEPPSIPGYGAASGFELRLLDKTGKNDYHEMERVSKAFVKDLNKRPEIGNAFTFYSASFPQYMLHVDDEKALQKGVKPGKALNNLSILVGSDYQTGFILFGKPYKVIVQAAPQYRDFPNHLLSLYSKNEDGQMVPYSDFMSLSKTYGMSEITRHNLYNSSEVTGAQAPGYSSGQALQAIQEVAQRSLPKGYDYDWAGISKDEAEQGNTAIVIFVVCLVFVYLILAAQYENFLLPLPVIIFLPVGIFGAFLFLKVCGLENNIYAQIALVMLIGLLGKNAVLMVEYAVQRKNAGERISQAAISAAIARFRPILMTSIAFIAGLIPLVFASGAGAIGNRTIGTAAVGGMVIGTLGGLLLIPGLYYIFAGMTDKLVHYQKEKPLSEEKDKRYKNKQLKESTHDDKE; the protein is encoded by the coding sequence ATGTTTAAGATCTTTATTCGTAGACCAGTGCTCTCTATTGTAGTATCATTGGTCATTGCCTTTATTGGAATTCTGTCGCTTTCAAATCTACCTATAACGCAGTTCCCATCCATCTCTCCTCCTAAGGTAAACGTGATAGCTAACTATCCAGGAGCAAATAATGAGTTGTTGGTAAAATCAGTTATCATCCCTTTGGAGCAGGCTTTGAATGGTATTCCTGGCATGAAATATATCGAAAGTAATGCGGGAAACGATGGTGAAGCAGAGCTAAATGTCGTCTTCAAGTTGGGAACCGATCCAAATGTCGATGCTGTAAATGTTCAGAACCGTGTGTCATCGGCTACCAATAAGTTGCCTGCGGAGGTTATTCGAGAAGGTGTAAAGATATCACGTGAAGAGCCAAACATACTTATGTATATCAATCTTTACAGTGATGACCCAAAGGTTGATCAGGGCTTCCTCTACAACTATTTCGATATCAACATATCACCAGAGTTGTTGCGTGTCGATGGTGTTGGCGACCTTGATATCCTTGGTACACGTAATTATGCAATGCGTGTATGGCTCCATCCAGACAAGATGATAGCCTACGGATTATCAACAGATGACGTCAGTGATGCACTTGAAGATCAGAATATAGAGGTCTCTCCGGGAAAGTTGGGAGAGAGTGGAGGACAACGTCCACAGGTCAAAGAGTATGTCTTAAAGTATCCAGGACGTTACACAACAGAGGATGAATATAAGAATATCATCATCAAGAGCAATAAAGATGGTAATATCGTACGCTTGAAAGACATTGCTGATGTACACTTAGGTAGCGAGGTATACGATATCTACTCAACCTTCAATGGACGTCCTTCAGCTGCTGTAACCTTGAAACAAGCTTATGGTAGTAATGCTCGTAACGTTATCACCAAGGTGAAGGACGCTATGGCTCATCTGCAAAAAGATATGCCTAAGGGGATGCACTATGAGATTAGCTATGACGTTAGCCGCTTCTTAGATGCAAGTATTGAGAAAGTAATACACACCTTGTTTGAGGCTTTCATCTTAGTAGCAATAGTTGTGTTCATCTTCTTAGGGGATTGGCGCGCCTCTATCATACCGATTATGGCTGTGCCAATATCACTTTTGGGCAGCTTTATTGCAATGATGTTATTCAACATAACGCTCAATATGATATCCCTCTTTGCCTTAGTCATGGCTATTGGTATTGTGGTGGACGATGCTATTGTGGTGATTGAAGCGGTGAATGTTGAGATCTCTCGCAACAAACTTTCACCTGTTGAAGCTACGGAAAAAGCCATGAAGGAGATCAGTGGAGCGATTATTGCAATCTCTTTAGTTATGGCTTCTGTATTCATTCCTGTAGCCTTTATGGGTGGTCCAGAGGGTATGTTCTATCGTCAGTTCTCAATCACAATGGCGTCAAGTATCCTCTTCTCTGGCTTTGTAGCCCTAACTTTGACTCCTGCATTGTGTGCCCTTATCTTGACAAAGGAGCAGGAGAACCATGTTAAATTAGGGTTTATTGGACGCGTCCTGCAACGCTTTAATGCTAAATTCGATAGTGGTAGCCGTAAGTACGAACGCCTCATACAACATACAGTAAAGAAGAAGTCTTTAACAATAATATTGATATTGGTGTTCTGTGGATTAGCATATTGGATCAATATGGGACTCCCTTCGGGCTTCATTCCACAAGAAGATCAGGGTATGATTTATGCCGTAATAGAAACTCCTCCAGGGGCTACTATCGAACGAACTAACGCTGTTGCGCAACAGCTTCTTAAGATAGCAGAGAAAGAAGAGGACGTCGAAAGCGTGTCTTCATTAGCTGGTTTTGAGATTCTTTCTGAGGGAACAAGTGCCAATTCTGGTAGTTGTTTGATTAACCTCAAAGACTGGAAACATCGCAAACGTACCGCAAAGGAGATTATTAGTGACTTGGAACAGAAATGTGAGAACATCACACAAGCAAACATAGACTTCTTTGAACCGCCATCAATTCCAGGCTATGGAGCTGCCAGTGGATTCGAATTACGTCTCTTAGATAAGACTGGTAAAAACGATTATCATGAGATGGAGCGGGTAAGCAAGGCGTTCGTTAAAGATCTAAACAAGCGCCCTGAGATTGGTAACGCGTTCACTTTCTACTCTGCGAGCTTCCCTCAGTACATGCTTCATGTTGATGACGAGAAAGCTTTACAAAAGGGAGTTAAGCCCGGAAAGGCACTGAACAACTTGTCAATCTTAGTAGGTTCAGATTACCAAACAGGATTTATTCTGTTCGGAAAACCTTATAAAGTAATTGTACAAGCTGCTCCACAGTATCGTGATTTCCCTAATCATCTATTAAGTCTTTATAGTAAAAATGAAGATGGGCAGATGGTTCCATATTCCGACTTTATGTCGCTTTCAAAGACTTATGGTATGAGTGAGATTACTCGTCATAACCTTTATAACTCCTCAGAAGTGACAGGAGCACAAGCACCTGGATACTCAAGCGGACAGGCATTGCAGGCTATTCAAGAGGTAGCACAACGCTCTCTCCCTAAAGGATATGACTATGACTGGGCTGGTATCTCTAAAGACGAAGCAGAACAAGGTAATACGGCTATCGTCATCTTCGTGGTTTGTCTCGTATTTGTCTACCTTATTTTGGCAGCACAATATGAGAATTTCCTACTGCCATTACCTGTGATTATATTCCTACCAGTGGGTATATTTGGAGCGTTCCTCTTCTTAAAAGTTTGTGGATTAGAGAACAATATCTATGCGCAGATAGCCTTAGTGATGCTCATCGGTTTGTTAGGAAAGAATGCCGTACTGATGGTTGAGTATGCTGTTCAGCGTAAGAATGCGGGCGAACGGATTTCTCAAGCAGCCATCTCTGCTGCTATTGCACGCTTCCGCCCTATTCTTATGACGAGTATTGCCTTTATAGCAGGTTTGATTCCATTGGTATTTGCCTCTGGTGCTGGTGCCATTGGTAACCGTACCATTGGTACTGCTGCTGTCGGAGGAATGGTCATTGGTACCTTAGGCGGCTTGTTACTCATCCCTGGCCTTTACTATATCTTTGCTGGAATGACTGACAAATTGGTACATTATCAGAAGGAGAAGCCACTGAGTGAAGAGAAAGATAAACGTTATAAGAACAAACAATTAAAAGAAAGTACTCATGACGACAAAGAGTAA
- a CDS encoding efflux RND transporter periplasmic adaptor subunit, translating into MKNLIHLSCLAIMFLLCACHSKKETQVKPVYTATTPLVESISLPQSYVANIASQRNIEVHSQQTGILQDVYVSEGQFVKAGQPLFRIAIVGANEEIAKAKAAAEQASIDLQNVTTLTDNKVLSNNAKRMATAKLKGAEADYQLAVLHKRLSLIRAPFSGILGRIPNKAGSLVEPSDLLTSLSDNSKVFAYFNISETDYLDFRLHPERFSQTPLQLVLANGDVFPASGKILDIGGQFDSSTGTIAVRAVFSNANNLLRNGQTGTIKLFIQKKNAILIPQEAVYELQDKKYVFVVDKNNIARQRAIKIDAEFTGAYVVSSGLQPTDRYLLDGIQKVNDGDKVRVSMVSPQASMKLDKLNAN; encoded by the coding sequence ATGAAGAATTTAATTCATTTGTCTTGTCTTGCAATCATGTTTCTTCTATGTGCGTGTCATTCAAAGAAAGAAACACAAGTAAAACCAGTTTACACTGCAACGACACCACTGGTAGAAAGCATCTCCCTACCACAGTCTTATGTAGCAAACATTGCCTCACAACGTAACATTGAAGTTCACTCTCAGCAAACCGGTATTTTGCAAGATGTGTATGTTAGTGAAGGTCAGTTTGTGAAAGCAGGTCAACCTCTATTCCGTATTGCAATTGTTGGTGCTAACGAAGAGATTGCCAAGGCAAAGGCTGCAGCAGAGCAGGCAAGTATAGACTTGCAGAATGTAACAACGCTAACGGATAACAAAGTGCTCTCAAATAATGCGAAGCGCATGGCTACGGCTAAGTTGAAAGGAGCAGAAGCTGACTATCAGTTGGCTGTATTACATAAGCGTCTGTCTCTTATCCGTGCGCCTTTCTCAGGCATCTTAGGGCGTATTCCTAATAAAGCAGGAAGTCTGGTAGAGCCAAGTGATTTACTTACCAGCTTATCAGATAATAGCAAGGTGTTTGCCTATTTCAATATTTCAGAAACAGATTATTTAGATTTCCGCCTCCATCCAGAACGCTTTTCACAAACTCCACTACAGCTTGTTTTGGCGAATGGCGATGTCTTTCCTGCAAGCGGAAAGATATTAGATATTGGTGGACAGTTTGATAGTTCAACAGGTACGATTGCTGTTCGTGCCGTCTTTAGCAATGCCAACAATCTTTTACGCAATGGTCAGACGGGTACGATAAAACTCTTTATACAAAAGAAAAATGCAATATTGATACCACAAGAAGCTGTCTATGAGCTTCAGGATAAGAAGTATGTATTTGTGGTTGACAAGAATAATATTGCTCGCCAACGTGCTATCAAGATTGATGCTGAGTTTACAGGAGCATACGTTGTTTCCTCAGGGTTACAGCCTACTGACCGTTATCTTCTTGACGGTATACAGAAAGTAAACGATGGAGACAAGGTACGTGTGTCTATGGTTTCTCCACAAGCATCAATGAAGTTGGATAAGTTAAACGCTAATTAG